In Denitratisoma sp. DHT3, one DNA window encodes the following:
- the hflK gene encoding FtsH protease activity modulator HflK translates to MSLNDHGWGNKPDGDSKGKRDQQGPPDLEELWRDFNRRLSGMLGGKGGNGGGGFSGGEMPSLTPRQFGGGIGLLLGLVVILWIASGFYIVDASQRGVVLQFGRYQETTDPGLRWRLPWPIQSHEVVNLSGVRTVEVGYRGSEKNKVLKEALMLTDDENIVSVQFAVQYLLKNPKDYLFKNRFPDEAVTQAAETAIREVVGKSRMDFVLYEGRDVIAANTTKLMQEILDRYETGVQIRTVTMQSTQPPEQVQAAFDDAVKAGQDRERQKNEGQAYANDVIPRAQGSAARLIEEANGYKGRIVATAEGDASRFKQILGEYAKYPEVTRQRMYLETLQQIYSNTSKVMVDAKGQGNLLYLPLDKLMQAAGAGVAAASPTAATEAPAASHAPTAPISNEVPPQLEKTPPMGRGGDYRSRDSLSSRERGSR, encoded by the coding sequence ATGTCTTTGAACGACCACGGCTGGGGTAACAAGCCCGATGGCGACAGCAAGGGGAAGCGGGACCAGCAGGGCCCTCCCGACCTCGAGGAGTTGTGGCGCGACTTCAATCGTCGCCTTTCCGGAATGCTGGGTGGAAAAGGGGGCAATGGCGGCGGCGGTTTCAGCGGCGGCGAAATGCCGTCATTGACGCCGCGCCAGTTCGGCGGCGGCATCGGCCTGCTGCTCGGGCTGGTCGTGATCTTGTGGATCGCCAGCGGCTTCTACATCGTCGATGCCAGCCAGCGCGGCGTGGTGCTGCAATTCGGCCGCTATCAGGAAACCACCGATCCCGGCCTGCGCTGGCGCCTGCCCTGGCCCATCCAGAGCCATGAGGTGGTGAACCTGTCCGGCGTGCGCACCGTGGAGGTGGGCTACCGTGGCTCGGAGAAGAACAAGGTGCTGAAGGAGGCCCTGATGCTGACCGATGACGAGAACATCGTCAGCGTCCAGTTCGCCGTGCAGTATCTGTTGAAGAATCCGAAAGACTACCTTTTCAAGAATCGCTTTCCGGACGAGGCCGTGACCCAGGCGGCGGAGACGGCGATCCGCGAGGTGGTGGGCAAGAGTCGGATGGACTTCGTGCTCTACGAAGGACGCGACGTGATCGCCGCCAACACCACCAAACTGATGCAGGAAATCCTCGATCGCTACGAGACCGGCGTTCAGATCCGGACTGTGACGATGCAGAGCACCCAGCCGCCGGAACAGGTGCAGGCCGCCTTCGATGACGCGGTGAAGGCCGGACAGGATCGCGAGCGGCAGAAGAACGAGGGCCAGGCCTACGCCAACGACGTGATCCCCCGCGCCCAGGGCTCCGCCGCCCGCCTGATCGAGGAGGCCAACGGCTACAAGGGGCGGATCGTCGCCACCGCCGAGGGCGATGCTTCCCGCTTCAAGCAGATCCTCGGCGAATACGCCAAATACCCGGAGGTCACGCGTCAGCGCATGTACCTGGAAACGCTGCAACAGATCTACAGCAACACCAGCAAGGTGATGGTCGATGCCAAGGGGCAGGGCAACCTGCTCTACCTGCCGCTGGACAAGCTGATGCAGGCGGCTGGAGCGGGCGTTGCCGCGGCTTCGCCGACGGCGGCCACCGAAGCGCCCGCCGCGTCCCATGCGCCGACGGCGCCCATCTCCAACGAGGTGCCGCCGCAACTGGAAAAGACGCCGCCCATGGGGCGGGGGGGAGATTATCGTTCGCGGGACTCCCTGAGTTCGCGTGAGAGGGGGAGCCGCTGA
- the hflX gene encoding GTPase HflX has protein sequence MFDRPAATAASAAGAILVQLDFGAGDYGERLDELELLVTSAGATPLAVVGGKRDSPDPATFAGKGKVVEIGETARLHGADLVIFNHELSPGQQRNLEKNLQLRVVDRTSLILDIFALRAKSHEGKLQVELAQLQHLATRLVRGWTHLERQKGGIGLRGPGEKQLETDRRLLGKRVALLKERLRLHERQRAVRRRARNRNEVLSISLVGYTNAGKSTLFNALTKAGAYAADQLFATLDTTSRRLYVEGAGQIVISDTVGFIRDLPHSLVAAFHATLEETAMADLLLHVVDSASPDRDQQMAAVAAVLEEIGAGDVPQIVIWNKIDLTAAEPGIDRGDGDDHGKIIRIRCSARTGLGLELVREALAEIARERIELAKVEIV, from the coding sequence ATGTTTGACCGTCCCGCTGCCACTGCCGCTTCCGCGGCGGGGGCGATCCTGGTCCAGCTCGATTTCGGCGCCGGCGATTATGGCGAGCGCCTCGATGAGCTGGAGTTGTTGGTCACCAGCGCCGGCGCCACGCCGCTGGCCGTGGTGGGCGGGAAGCGGGACAGCCCCGATCCCGCGACTTTCGCCGGCAAGGGCAAAGTGGTGGAAATCGGCGAGACGGCCCGGCTCCATGGCGCCGACCTCGTCATCTTCAATCACGAGCTGTCGCCGGGACAGCAGCGCAACCTGGAAAAAAACCTGCAACTCCGGGTGGTGGACCGCACCAGCCTGATCCTGGACATTTTCGCACTGCGCGCGAAGAGCCATGAAGGCAAGCTGCAGGTGGAACTGGCCCAGCTCCAGCATTTGGCGACCCGTCTGGTCCGGGGCTGGACCCACCTGGAGCGGCAGAAGGGCGGCATCGGCCTGCGCGGTCCCGGCGAGAAGCAGCTGGAAACCGACCGCCGCCTGCTGGGCAAGCGGGTGGCCCTGCTCAAGGAGCGTTTGCGCCTGCATGAGCGTCAGCGCGCGGTGCGCCGCCGCGCTCGCAACCGCAACGAGGTGTTGTCGATATCCCTGGTGGGTTACACCAATGCCGGCAAGAGCACTCTGTTCAATGCCTTGACCAAGGCCGGCGCCTACGCCGCGGACCAGCTGTTCGCCACCCTGGACACCACTTCGCGCCGTCTGTATGTGGAAGGGGCGGGGCAGATCGTCATTTCCGATACGGTCGGCTTCATCCGCGACCTGCCGCACTCGCTGGTCGCGGCATTCCATGCGACGCTCGAAGAAACGGCGATGGCCGACCTGCTGCTGCACGTGGTGGACTCCGCCAGCCCCGACCGGGACCAGCAGATGGCGGCGGTCGCCGCCGTGCTGGAGGAAATCGGCGCCGGCGATGTGCCGCAGATCGTGATCTGGAACAAGATCGATCTGACCGCCGCCGAGCCGGGCATCGATCGGGGCGACGGTGATGACCATGGTAAAATCATCCGCATTCGTTGCAGCGCCAGGACCGGCCTCGGCCTGGAGTTGGTGCGCGAGGCTTTGGCCGAAATAGCGCGGGAGCGCATTGAACTGGCTAAAGTAGAGATTGTCTGA
- the hfq gene encoding RNA chaperone Hfq — protein sequence MSNKGQMLQDPFLNTLRREHIPVSIYLVNGIKLQGQVESFDQYVVLLKNTVTQMVYKHAISTVVPARPVNFSQDAGD from the coding sequence ATGAGCAATAAAGGGCAAATGTTACAAGACCCGTTCCTGAATACGCTGCGTCGCGAGCATATTCCGGTGTCCATCTACCTTGTCAATGGCATCAAGCTGCAGGGTCAGGTCGAGTCCTTCGACCAGTACGTGGTGCTGCTCAAAAACACCGTGACCCAGATGGTGTACAAGCACGCCATTTCCACCGTGGTGCCGGCGCGCCCCGTCAATTTCAGCCAAGACGCCGGCGATTGA
- the der gene encoding ribosome biogenesis GTPase Der, whose product MDPILVLVGRPNVGKSTLFNRLTRSRDALVADLPGLTRDRHYGHGRVGARSFLVVDTGGFEPQAKEGIVQEMARQAEAAIAEADALLFIVDGRAGLTPQDKVIADRLRRSGRPLHLVVNKAEGMNRAIVAAEFHELGFGDPLVISAAHGDGVKELVDLALEPFPPDEAAEDRLEGPRVAIAGRPNVGKSTLINTLLGEDRVIAFDMPGTTRDAIEVPFERNGRHYTLIDTAGLRRKGRVFEAVEKFSVIKTLKAVEESNVVVLMLDASQDVSDQDAHIAGFCIEAGRALVLAINKWDAVDHYRRERIKQDVARKLNFLGFARVHYISALEGQGIGGVLSSVDKAYAAAMIKLPTPKLSRALIAAVEKQAPPRHGVFRPKLRYAHQGGSNPPIIVIHGNALEHVPDSYTRYLERAFMETFKLQGTPLRIQYKTTSNPYAEK is encoded by the coding sequence ATGGATCCCATCCTGGTGCTGGTCGGCCGGCCCAATGTCGGCAAGAGCACTCTGTTCAACCGCCTCACCCGTTCCCGCGATGCCCTGGTGGCGGACCTGCCGGGTCTGACCCGGGACCGTCATTACGGCCACGGCCGGGTCGGCGCGCGATCCTTCCTGGTGGTCGATACCGGCGGTTTCGAGCCGCAGGCCAAGGAGGGGATCGTCCAGGAAATGGCCCGCCAGGCCGAGGCGGCGATCGCGGAAGCGGACGCGCTGCTGTTCATCGTCGATGGTCGCGCGGGCCTCACGCCGCAGGACAAGGTGATCGCCGATCGGCTGCGGCGCAGCGGTCGCCCGCTGCACTTGGTGGTGAACAAGGCCGAGGGCATGAACCGGGCCATCGTTGCCGCCGAGTTCCATGAACTGGGCTTCGGCGATCCGCTGGTGATTTCCGCCGCCCATGGCGACGGGGTCAAGGAACTGGTGGATTTGGCCCTGGAGCCGTTCCCGCCCGACGAGGCCGCCGAGGACCGGCTGGAGGGGCCGCGGGTCGCCATCGCCGGCCGCCCCAATGTCGGCAAGAGCACGCTGATCAACACCCTGCTGGGCGAGGACCGGGTGATCGCCTTCGACATGCCCGGCACCACCCGGGACGCGATCGAGGTTCCGTTCGAACGCAACGGCCGCCATTACACCTTGATCGACACCGCCGGCCTGCGCCGCAAGGGGCGGGTATTCGAGGCGGTGGAGAAGTTCTCGGTGATCAAGACCCTGAAGGCCGTCGAGGAGTCCAACGTGGTGGTGTTGATGCTCGACGCCAGCCAGGATGTCTCCGACCAGGACGCCCATATCGCCGGTTTCTGCATCGAGGCGGGCCGCGCCCTGGTGCTGGCGATCAACAAATGGGACGCGGTGGACCATTACCGGCGCGAACGCATCAAGCAGGACGTGGCGCGCAAGCTGAACTTCCTGGGGTTTGCCCGGGTACATTACATCTCCGCCTTGGAGGGGCAAGGCATCGGCGGCGTGCTGTCGTCGGTGGACAAGGCTTACGCCGCCGCTATGATCAAACTGCCGACGCCAAAATTGAGCCGGGCGCTGATCGCGGCGGTGGAAAAGCAGGCGCCGCCCCGTCACGGCGTGTTTCGTCCCAAGTTGCGCTATGCCCACCAAGGCGGCAGCAATCCGCCCATCATCGTGATCCATGGCAACGCTTTGGAGCATGTGCCGGACTCCTATACCCGCTATCTGGAGCGCGCATTCATGGAAACCTTCAAGCTCCAGGGCACGCCGTTGCGGATCCAGTACAAGACCACGAGCAACCCCTACGCCGAAAAGTGA
- the bamB gene encoding outer membrane protein assembly factor BamB, whose product MKPLRLTLLLAPLLLGACSTIEKYNPFSSVDARTRPAELVAIDPVTAKLVPLWRASVGSARDYVLSPAVVGTSVYAAAQDGTLARFDQGKERWRISLKQTLSGGVGADGKLVAVGTPKGEVLTFDADTGAAKWQARVSSEVLAAPVVTEGAVVVRSGDSHITALEAADGKRRWVYQRATPSLSLRSGVGVLAVPGGVLAGFPGGKVAAIALNNGAVAWETVVTTPKGSTELERMADITSLPQINDREACAAAFQGRVACFDTAGGNTVWSRDISSLNGLDMDGRAVYVSDEKGAVQAYDRNSGSSLWRQAKLTNRQPSRPLVVGGYVAVGDVQGWVHLLRRDDGAFANRIATDGSAIAAAPMALGSGLLVQTRDGGLFAFGVE is encoded by the coding sequence GTGAAGCCCCTGCGCCTGACGTTGTTGCTGGCCCCGCTGCTGCTGGGAGCGTGCTCGACCATCGAGAAGTACAACCCCTTTTCTTCCGTCGATGCCCGTACCCGGCCGGCGGAGCTGGTCGCCATCGACCCGGTCACGGCAAAACTGGTGCCGCTGTGGCGCGCCTCGGTCGGCAGCGCCCGGGACTATGTGCTGAGCCCGGCGGTGGTGGGCACCAGCGTTTACGCCGCCGCGCAGGACGGCACCCTGGCCCGCTTCGACCAGGGCAAGGAACGCTGGCGGATTTCCCTCAAACAGACGCTCTCCGGCGGCGTCGGCGCCGACGGCAAGCTGGTGGCGGTGGGCACGCCCAAGGGCGAAGTGCTGACCTTCGACGCCGACACCGGCGCCGCCAAGTGGCAGGCCCGGGTCAGTTCCGAAGTGCTGGCCGCGCCCGTGGTGACCGAGGGCGCCGTGGTCGTGCGCAGCGGCGACTCCCACATCACCGCTCTGGAGGCGGCCGACGGCAAGCGGCGCTGGGTCTATCAGCGCGCCACGCCTTCGCTCAGCCTGCGCTCCGGCGTCGGCGTGCTGGCGGTGCCGGGCGGCGTCCTGGCCGGCTTTCCCGGCGGCAAGGTGGCGGCCATCGCCCTCAACAACGGCGCCGTGGCCTGGGAGACCGTGGTCACCACGCCCAAGGGCTCCACCGAACTGGAACGCATGGCCGACATCACCAGCCTGCCCCAGATCAACGACCGCGAGGCCTGCGCGGCGGCCTTCCAGGGGCGGGTGGCGTGCTTCGATACGGCCGGCGGCAATACCGTCTGGTCGCGCGACATTTCCTCCCTCAACGGCCTGGACATGGACGGCCGGGCCGTCTATGTCAGCGACGAGAAGGGCGCGGTGCAGGCCTATGACCGCAACAGCGGCTCCAGTCTATGGCGCCAGGCCAAGCTGACCAATCGTCAGCCATCGCGGCCCCTGGTGGTCGGCGGCTACGTGGCGGTGGGCGACGTGCAGGGATGGGTGCATCTGTTGCGGCGCGACGACGGCGCCTTCGCCAATCGCATCGCCACCGACGGCAGCGCCATCGCGGCGGCGCCGATGGCGCTGGGCAGCGGTCTGCTGGTACAGACGCGGGATGGCGGGCTGTTCGCGTTCGGAGTCGAGTAA
- a CDS encoding YfgM family protein, with the protein MAVYDLEEQEQLDELKTWWKQHGNRVTTLAVVVALAAVGWQGWNWWQRNQSAQASALYMGLEKAAGERDAKRARELAGELIDKFPRTAYAGMGALLSARVQMDGSDAKNAKLQLQWAAENSRDEALRDLARLRLVALLIDEKAYDEALKQLAVEPSPAFAPRYAELKGDALAAQGKPVEARAAYDAALSPLEKQPRRQGEAAALQEAYREMLQTKRDSLGGAK; encoded by the coding sequence ATGGCTGTCTACGACCTCGAGGAACAGGAACAACTCGACGAACTGAAAACCTGGTGGAAGCAGCATGGCAACCGGGTGACCACATTGGCCGTGGTGGTGGCGCTGGCCGCCGTCGGCTGGCAGGGCTGGAACTGGTGGCAGCGCAACCAGTCGGCCCAGGCCTCGGCCCTTTACATGGGGCTGGAAAAAGCCGCCGGCGAGCGGGATGCCAAGCGCGCCCGGGAACTGGCCGGTGAATTGATCGACAAGTTCCCGCGCACCGCTTATGCGGGGATGGGCGCTTTGCTGTCGGCGCGGGTGCAGATGGACGGCAGCGATGCCAAGAACGCCAAGCTGCAATTGCAGTGGGCGGCGGAGAACAGCAGGGACGAGGCCTTGCGCGACCTGGCCCGGCTGCGTCTGGTCGCCCTGCTGATCGACGAGAAGGCCTACGATGAGGCATTGAAACAGCTGGCGGTGGAACCGAGCCCTGCTTTCGCACCCCGCTACGCCGAACTGAAAGGCGATGCGCTGGCCGCCCAGGGTAAGCCCGTCGAGGCCCGTGCCGCCTACGATGCGGCATTGTCGCCGTTGGAGAAACAGCCCAGACGCCAGGGCGAGGCCGCTGCGCTGCAGGAGGCTTATCGCGAGATGCTTCAGACCAAGCGCGATTCCCTGGGAGGTGCCAAGTGA
- the hisS gene encoding histidine--tRNA ligase, with protein MSQTLQAIRGMNDILPDEAELWEQFEELVRDWLRAYGYRPIRMPLVEATPLFCRAIGEVTDIVEKEMYSFEDSLNGEKLTLRPEGTASCVRAVLQHNMLYEGPKRLWYMGPMFRHERPQKGRYRQFHQVGVEALGFTGPDVDAEQILMGARLWNDLGLEGIRLELNTLGQADERARHRADLIEYLSRHEARLDGDARRRLHTNPLRILDTKNPEMQDLVEGAPKLIDYLGEESLKHFEGVQAILKDAGIPYKLNPRLVRGLDYYNLTVFEWITDQLGAQGTVCAGGRYDGLVQQLGGKPAPACGFAMGVERLLSLWLDQGHEPVRPAPDVYLVHQGEAAGRHAFLVAEQLRDAGFDVHFHCGGGSFKSQMKRADGSGAQLAAIIGDEEAVAGEVTLKPLRAQADQRRVALAEVAAAAGEWIYGSEE; from the coding sequence ATGAGCCAAACTCTGCAAGCCATCCGCGGGATGAACGACATCCTGCCCGACGAAGCCGAACTCTGGGAACAGTTCGAGGAACTGGTCCGCGACTGGCTGCGCGCCTATGGATACCGGCCGATCCGCATGCCCCTGGTGGAAGCGACGCCCCTGTTCTGCCGCGCGATCGGCGAGGTGACCGACATCGTCGAAAAGGAAATGTATTCCTTCGAGGACAGCCTGAACGGCGAGAAGCTGACGTTGCGACCCGAGGGCACCGCCTCCTGCGTGCGCGCCGTGCTCCAGCACAACATGCTCTACGAGGGACCCAAGCGACTTTGGTACATGGGCCCCATGTTCCGTCACGAGCGGCCGCAGAAGGGCCGCTACCGCCAGTTCCACCAGGTGGGCGTGGAAGCCCTGGGTTTCACCGGCCCCGACGTGGATGCGGAGCAGATCCTGATGGGCGCGCGGTTGTGGAACGATCTCGGCCTGGAGGGCATCCGTCTCGAACTCAATACGCTGGGCCAGGCCGACGAACGGGCGCGTCACCGCGCCGACCTGATCGAATACCTGAGCCGCCACGAGGCGCGGCTCGACGGCGATGCCCGGCGCCGCCTGCACACCAACCCGTTGCGCATCCTCGACACCAAGAATCCGGAAATGCAGGATCTGGTGGAAGGCGCGCCCAAGTTGATCGACTACCTGGGCGAGGAGTCGCTCAAGCATTTCGAGGGCGTGCAGGCCATCCTCAAGGATGCCGGCATTCCTTACAAACTCAATCCGCGCCTGGTACGGGGCCTGGACTACTACAATCTGACGGTGTTCGAATGGATCACCGACCAGCTCGGTGCGCAAGGCACCGTCTGCGCCGGCGGCCGCTACGACGGCCTGGTGCAGCAATTGGGCGGCAAGCCCGCACCGGCCTGCGGTTTCGCGATGGGTGTGGAGCGGCTGCTGTCGCTTTGGCTGGACCAGGGGCACGAGCCGGTCAGACCGGCGCCCGATGTCTATCTGGTGCATCAGGGCGAGGCGGCCGGCCGCCATGCATTCCTGGTGGCCGAGCAGTTGCGCGATGCCGGTTTCGACGTGCACTTCCATTGCGGGGGTGGCAGTTTCAAGTCGCAGATGAAACGGGCCGACGGCTCCGGCGCGCAATTGGCGGCCATCATCGGCGATGAGGAGGCGGTGGCCGGGGAAGTTACTTTGAAGCCCTTGCGGGCGCAGGCCGATCAGCGGCGCGTGGCCCTGGCCGAGGTGGCCGCGGCGGCGGGCGAGTGGATTTACGGTAGCGAGGAATAG
- the ispG gene encoding flavodoxin-dependent (E)-4-hydroxy-3-methylbut-2-enyl-diphosphate synthase: MDALLPDGPLPRRITRAVRVGSVLMGGGAPVVVQSMTNTDTVDDFATAMQVAQLARAGSEVVRITVNTREAAMAVPKIRERLIAMGQDVPLVGDFHFNGHKLLAEVPACAEALAKLRINPGNVGKGVRRDEQFAQLIEIACRYDKPIRIGVNWGSLDQDLLARVMDENARRAAPWDAVRIMREAMVASAIESAEKAVELGLSADHIVLSCKVSGVQDLIAVYRELARRCDYALHLGLTEAGMGSKGIVASTAAIGVLLQEGIGDTIRVSLTPEPGGDRTREVIVAQEILQTMGLRAFTPLVAACPGCGRTTSTYFQELAQDIQDYVRERMPQWRMERLGVENMNLAVMGCVVNGPGESKHANIGISLPGTGEEPVAPVYVDGERVTTLRGDNIAAEFRQIIDDYVARKYPARL, translated from the coding sequence ATGGATGCTCTCTTGCCGGACGGGCCGTTGCCCCGCCGCATTACCCGTGCCGTTCGCGTCGGCTCCGTGTTGATGGGCGGTGGCGCGCCGGTGGTCGTGCAGTCGATGACCAACACCGATACCGTGGACGACTTCGCCACGGCGATGCAGGTGGCCCAATTGGCGCGGGCCGGTTCCGAGGTGGTGCGGATCACCGTCAACACCCGCGAAGCGGCGATGGCGGTGCCGAAGATCCGCGAGCGTCTGATCGCCATGGGGCAGGACGTGCCCCTGGTAGGCGATTTCCATTTCAACGGCCACAAACTGCTCGCCGAAGTGCCGGCATGTGCCGAGGCGCTGGCCAAGTTGCGCATCAATCCCGGCAACGTCGGCAAGGGCGTGCGTCGCGACGAACAGTTCGCGCAGCTGATCGAAATCGCTTGCCGCTACGACAAGCCGATCCGCATCGGCGTCAACTGGGGCAGCCTGGATCAGGACCTGCTGGCCCGGGTCATGGACGAGAACGCCCGCCGTGCCGCGCCCTGGGATGCGGTGCGGATCATGCGCGAGGCGATGGTCGCCTCCGCCATCGAGTCGGCGGAGAAAGCGGTCGAACTGGGGTTGTCCGCCGATCACATCGTGCTGTCCTGCAAGGTTTCCGGCGTGCAGGATCTGATCGCCGTCTATCGCGAATTGGCCCGTCGCTGCGATTACGCCCTGCACCTGGGATTGACCGAGGCCGGCATGGGCAGCAAGGGCATCGTCGCTTCCACCGCGGCGATCGGCGTGTTGCTGCAAGAAGGCATCGGCGACACCATCCGTGTCTCCCTGACGCCCGAACCCGGCGGCGATCGCACCCGCGAGGTGATCGTGGCCCAGGAGATTCTCCAGACCATGGGGCTGCGCGCCTTCACGCCCCTGGTGGCGGCCTGTCCTGGTTGCGGTCGCACCACCAGCACCTATTTCCAGGAACTGGCGCAGGACATTCAGGACTACGTGCGCGAGCGGATGCCGCAATGGCGTATGGAGAGGCTCGGTGTCGAGAACATGAACCTGGCGGTGATGGGCTGCGTGGTCAATGGGCCCGGGGAAAGCAAGCACGCCAACATCGGCATTTCCCTGCCCGGCACCGGCGAGGAACCCGTGGCGCCGGTCTATGTGGACGGCGAACGGGTCACGACCTTGCGCGGCGACAACATCGCCGCCGAGTTCCGCCAGATCATCGACGACTACGTGGCGCGCAAATATCCGGCGCGCCTCTGA
- a CDS encoding RodZ domain-containing protein has protein sequence MSEHGLDPMSELSAVPPTAQEPPGAQLRQAREAAGLALGDVAQILKFSSRQIDALERDDYQVLPGATFVRGFVRAYAKLLKLDAAALLSLLDDAAPATEAEIIPPSNMGEADSPPFIERNQRWLISALLLVMVAVVAGYLYTRMDIPGGGKNASVAAASTPLALSDPPMAPEPPAATATSGAEGQPAPTNATPAIQAPAVPASIAPVPTNSMPAGAATPATDAHTLVFDFDGVSWLEVKDASQRVVLTGEFPKGTRQVVNGRPPYQLWIGKASGVRVTYGERKVDLQPYTRDAVARLTLD, from the coding sequence ATGAGCGAGCATGGCCTCGATCCCATGTCCGAACTCAGCGCAGTTCCGCCGACGGCGCAGGAGCCGCCGGGTGCCCAGTTGCGCCAAGCCCGCGAGGCCGCGGGCTTGGCGCTCGGCGATGTGGCGCAGATACTCAAATTCAGTTCGCGCCAGATCGATGCCCTGGAGCGGGATGATTATCAGGTTCTGCCGGGGGCGACTTTCGTGCGCGGCTTTGTGCGCGCCTACGCCAAGCTGCTGAAGCTGGATGCGGCGGCCTTGCTGTCCCTGCTTGACGATGCGGCGCCGGCGACCGAGGCGGAGATCATCCCGCCGAGCAATATGGGCGAGGCCGATTCGCCTCCGTTCATCGAACGCAATCAGCGCTGGTTGATTTCCGCCCTGTTGCTGGTGATGGTGGCGGTGGTCGCCGGCTATCTCTATACCCGGATGGATATCCCTGGTGGCGGGAAGAATGCATCGGTGGCCGCCGCGTCGACGCCGCTTGCGCTTTCTGACCCGCCGATGGCGCCGGAGCCGCCTGCGGCCACGGCGACAAGCGGGGCCGAGGGGCAGCCGGCTCCGACAAATGCTACGCCTGCAATTCAGGCGCCTGCGGTTCCGGCATCCATCGCTCCTGTGCCGACCAATTCGATGCCCGCCGGAGCGGCCACACCTGCGACCGATGCGCATACCCTGGTGTTCGATTTCGACGGCGTATCCTGGCTGGAAGTGAAGGATGCTTCCCAGCGCGTCGTCCTCACCGGTGAATTCCCCAAGGGCACGCGCCAGGTGGTGAACGGACGCCCGCCGTACCAGCTCTGGATCGGCAAGGCTTCCGGCGTTCGCGTGACCTATGGCGAACGGAAAGTGGATTTGCAGCCCTACACCCGCGACGCCGTCGCACGGCTGACTCTGGACTGA
- the pilW gene encoding type IV pilus biogenesis/stability protein PilW, with protein MLWLCLLPLLVSCAATGGDPIASVSRSQPVAAQSSGTGSPLARAKSHTELGAAYYETRQFATALDEARVAIAADASYAPAHNLLALVYVELKENRAAGEAFEKALRLAPGDPEIGNNYGWFLCQIGEQRKGMQYLQMAAGNPLYGAPAVALANAAVCAQSLQDFDGASELLARALRYDPNNPRALFLLADLNYQRGRYGEAQLRIADFHRRIEPTAESAWLALRIARSLGNRADEARFGALLRQRFVDSSESQKLTRGQYE; from the coding sequence ATGCTGTGGCTGTGCCTGCTTCCCTTGCTGGTGTCGTGCGCGGCGACTGGCGGCGACCCGATCGCCTCGGTTTCCCGCAGCCAGCCGGTCGCGGCGCAGTCCTCCGGCACTGGCAGTCCGCTGGCGCGGGCGAAGAGCCACACCGAACTCGGTGCCGCCTACTATGAAACGCGTCAGTTCGCCACGGCGTTGGATGAAGCTCGGGTCGCCATCGCGGCCGATGCCTCCTATGCGCCCGCACACAATTTGCTGGCTCTCGTCTATGTCGAATTGAAGGAAAACCGCGCCGCCGGAGAGGCTTTCGAGAAAGCGTTGCGGTTGGCTCCCGGAGATCCGGAAATCGGCAACAACTACGGCTGGTTCCTGTGTCAAATCGGCGAGCAGCGGAAAGGCATGCAATATCTGCAAATGGCGGCAGGCAATCCCTTGTATGGCGCTCCCGCCGTGGCCCTGGCCAATGCGGCGGTCTGCGCCCAGAGCCTGCAGGATTTCGATGGGGCGAGCGAGCTCCTGGCGCGTGCGCTGCGCTACGATCCGAACAACCCGCGCGCCTTGTTTTTGCTGGCCGATCTGAATTACCAGCGCGGGCGCTACGGCGAAGCCCAACTGCGCATCGCGGATTTTCATCGACGCATCGAGCCTACGGCCGAATCCGCCTGGTTGGCCTTGCGCATCGCCCGCAGCTTGGGGAATCGCGCCGATGAAGCCCGTTTCGGCGCGCTGTTGCGGCAGCGGTTTGTCGACAGCAGCGAATCTCAGAAATTGACCCGGGGACAATACGAATGA